The Mycolicibacterium boenickei genome has a segment encoding these proteins:
- a CDS encoding alpha/beta fold hydrolase yields MSIIEINAGTIHYEEFGPTDGRPVVFVHGYLMGGQLWRQVSARLATHGLRCIVPTWPLGAHPEPLRPGADRSIRGVAGIVADTLAALDLQDVVLVGNDTGGVVTQLVAVHHPERLGALVLTSCDAFEHFPPPILKPVILGAQSKALFRAGAQAMRIPLVRRRAFDGLAHSNIDALTREWVRTALSNPAIAEDLRQFTLSLRTEVTTGVAARLPEFDKPTLIAWSADDVFFEVGDGERLARIIPQARLEVIDGARTFSMVDRPDRLADLLSTIAVPAN; encoded by the coding sequence TCTTCGTCCACGGCTACCTGATGGGCGGGCAGCTGTGGCGGCAGGTGAGCGCTCGCCTGGCCACCCACGGCCTCCGCTGCATCGTCCCGACCTGGCCGCTGGGCGCGCACCCCGAACCACTGCGGCCCGGCGCCGACCGGAGCATCCGCGGTGTTGCCGGTATCGTCGCCGACACTCTGGCCGCACTGGACCTGCAGGACGTCGTCCTGGTCGGAAATGACACGGGCGGCGTGGTCACACAGCTGGTGGCGGTGCACCACCCGGAGCGGCTCGGCGCTCTGGTACTGACGAGTTGCGATGCGTTCGAACACTTTCCGCCGCCGATCCTGAAGCCGGTGATCCTTGGCGCGCAGTCCAAGGCGCTGTTCCGGGCGGGAGCGCAGGCAATGCGGATACCCCTCGTGCGCCGCCGGGCTTTCGACGGCCTCGCCCACTCCAACATCGACGCACTCACCCGCGAGTGGGTGCGCACCGCGCTGTCGAATCCCGCCATCGCCGAGGATCTCCGGCAGTTCACGTTGTCGTTGCGCACCGAGGTCACCACCGGGGTGGCCGCGCGGCTACCCGAATTCGACAAGCCCACGCTCATCGCGTGGTCGGCCGATGACGTGTTCTTCGAAGTCGGCGACGGCGAACGGCTGGCACGGATCATCCCCCAGGCCCGCCTTGAGGTGATCGACGGCGCCCGCACGTTCTCCATGGTCGACCGGCCGGACCGGCTGGCCGATCTGCTGTCGACGATCGCGGTGCCGGCGAACTAG